From Chloracidobacterium sp. N, the proteins below share one genomic window:
- a CDS encoding type II toxin-antitoxin system VapC family toxin, giving the protein MRLLLDSHVLIWSQDDTSQLSPVALAALSDPANDRLISVATVWEIAIKVGKKRLPLSKPFRQWMDTAIADLYLTLLPITLDHTDRQLALPPHHGDPFDRLLISQSLVEGIPIVGSDTQFDAYGVTRIWD; this is encoded by the coding sequence ATGCGGTTATTGCTTGACTCCCACGTTCTGATCTGGAGCCAGGACGACACCAGTCAGTTGTCGCCAGTTGCGCTTGCCGCCCTTTCGGACCCAGCCAATGACCGCCTCATCAGCGTAGCAACCGTCTGGGAAATCGCTATCAAGGTCGGCAAGAAACGGCTTCCCTTATCGAAGCCATTCCGGCAATGGATGGATACCGCCATTGCTGATCTCTACCTGACGCTGTTGCCAATCACCCTGGACCATACTGACCGGCAGTTGGCATTGCCGCCCCATCACGGTGATCCTTTTGACCGCTTGCTGATTTCACAGTCCCTTGTTGAGGGCATACCGATTGTCGGGAGCGATACGCAATTTGACGCCTATGGTGTAACCCGTATCTGGGATTAG
- a CDS encoding tetratricopeptide repeat protein gives MALAAVLCLTGAMAYAQGTGSDWETLNQEVIKLYQAGKYDQAVVVAKKALEVVEKSVGPDHLNVAKILNNLAVIYNAQGQYAQAEPLHRRALAIREKVLGPDHPNVATSLNNLASLYQDQGQYAQAEPLYKRALAILEKSLGPNHPKVATSLNNIASLYKAQGQYAQAEPLHKRALAIREKTLGPDHPDVATSLNNLAVIYQGQGQYAQAEPFYKRALAIREKTLGSDHPDVAQSLHNLADLYRAQGQYAQAEPLYRRALAMWEKTLGPNHPHVATSLYNLAELFRGQVQYSQAEPLYRRALAIREKVLGPDHPDVAQNLNNLALLYAKQGQYAQAEPLYKRALVIWEKALGPDHPKVATGLNNLAALYDNQGRHTQAEPLYKRALAIWEKVLGADHPDVATSLNNLAAFYYNQGRHAQAEPLYKRALAIREKALGPDHPDVAQSLNNLAMLYYAQGQYAQAEPLHKRALAILEKALGPDHPDVAQSLNNLALLYANQGQYAQAEPLYKRALVITEKTLGSDHPAVATNLNNLALLYDAQSQYAQAEPLYKRALVILEKALGPDHSDVASILNNLAELYREQGLYAQAEPLYRRALAIREKVLGPDHPKVATSLNNLAGLYQAQGQYAQAELLYRRTLEIREKAFGSDHPDVATSLNNLAVIYNSRGQYAEAEPLYRRALIIREKVLGHDHPDVATSLNNLAGLYQDQGQYAQAEPLYRRTLEIREKAFGSDHPDVATSLNNLAVIYNSRGQYAEAEPLYRRALIIREKVLGHDHPDVATSLNNLAGLYQAQGQYAQAEPLYRRTLEIREKAFGSDHPDVATSLNNLAVIYNSRGQYAEAEPLYRRALTIREKALGHDHPDVATSLNSLAELYREQGRYAQAEPLYKRALVIWEKALGHDHPKVATGLNNLAALYKAQGQYAQAEPLYKRALVILEKALGPDHSDVASILNNLAELYREQGRYAQAEPLLKRALTIRERALGSDHPNVAASLHNLAGLYRDQGQYAQAERLYRRSLAIMEKALGSDHPDVATSLNNLAGLYQAQGQYAQAEPFYKRALVLREKALGPNHPGVALSLNNLAGIYQAQGQYAQAEPLYRRALTILEKALGPDHPSVATSLGNLAALYKAQGQHAQAEPLYRRALTIREKALGSDHPDVAMSLNNLAELYRAQGQYVQAEPLFRHALTILEKLPGPPSPNMAKSLNNLAGIYQAQGQYTQAELLYRRALTILEKALGPDHPDVVTSLNNLATIYRDQGQYAQAEPLFKRALVIREKALGPDHPDVAASLNNLAGIYQAQGQYTQAEPLYRRALTILEKALGPDHPDVVTSLSNLAGLYRDQGQYAQAEPLYKRALVLREKALGPNHPDVALSLNNLAGIYQAQGQHAQAEPLYRRALTILEKALGSDHPDVATSLNNLATIYRDQGQYGQAGPLYKRALVIREKALGPDHPTVATSLSNLAGLYRAQGQDAQAESLYRRALTIQEKALGPDHPNVAKSLNNLALLYAEQGQYAEAEPLYRRALTIMEKNLGSNHPDVATSLSNLAGLYAKQGQHAQAEPLYKHALAIREKALGSDHPDVATSLNNLAVLYANQRQYTQAEPLFKRALDILEKTLGPDHPNVAANLNNLAGIYQDQAHYAQAEPLFRRVLAIQEKTLGPDHPGVATSLNDLAELYQTQKQYAQAESLHRRALAIREKALGPDHLDVARSLNNLARLYDAQGRYAQAEPLYKRALTIQEKSLGSEHRTVAMSLTLLARLYYSQGQYTQAEPLFKRALAIGEKALGPNHPAVAANLNNLAGLYQAQGQYLQAEPLFRRSIAIMEKALGTDHPAVATSLNNLALLYANQGQYTQAEPLFKRALVITEKTLGSDHPAVATSLNNLAGIYRDQGQHAQAEPLYRRALAIREKALGSDHPDVAKSLSDLALLYDKQGQYAQAEPLYRRALEIREKALGSDHPDVAQSLHNLALLYYAQGQYAQAEPLYRRSLVIREKALGPDHPDVATSLRNLALLYRATQRTTEAEQLEERAAKIKANDR, from the coding sequence CAGGCAGCGACTGGGAGACGCTCAACCAAGAAGTCATAAAGCTTTATCAGGCCGGTAAATATGACCAAGCCGTCGTGGTTGCCAAAAAGGCGCTGGAGGTTGTTGAGAAAAGCGTTGGGCCGGACCATCTCAATGTGGCGAAGATCCTGAACAACCTGGCCGTGATCTACAATGCCCAAGGTCAGTACGCCCAAGCGGAGCCACTTCACAGGCGCGCGCTGGCCATCCGGGAGAAGGTTCTAGGCCCTGACCATCCCAATGTGGCAACGAGCCTGAACAACCTGGCTAGTCTCTATCAAGACCAAGGTCAGTACGCCCAAGCCGAGCCACTCTACAAGCGTGCGTTGGCTATCTTGGAGAAGTCTCTGGGCCCCAACCACCCCAAAGTAGCAACGAGCCTAAACAACATAGCTAGTCTCTACAAAGCCCAAGGTCAGTATGCCCAAGCCGAGCCGCTCCACAAACGCGCGTTGGCTATCCGGGAGAAGACTCTGGGCCCCGACCATCCCGATGTGGCGACGAGCCTGAACAACCTAGCTGTTATCTATCAAGGTCAAGGTCAGTACGCCCAAGCGGAGCCGTTCTACAAGCGTGCTTTGGCTATCCGGGAGAAGACCTTGGGTTCCGACCACCCCGATGTAGCACAGAGCCTGCATAACCTGGCCGATCTCTATAGAGCTCAGGGTCAGTACGCCCAAGCAGAGCCGCTCTACAGGCGCGCGTTGGCTATGTGGGAGAAGACCTTGGGTCCTAACCATCCCCATGTGGCAACCAGCCTGTACAACTTGGCTGAACTTTTTCGAGGCCAAGTTCAATACTCCCAAGCGGAGCCGCTCTACAGGCGCGCGCTAGCTATCCGGGAGAAGGTTCTAGGCCCCGACCATCCCGATGTGGCGCAGAACCTGAACAACCTAGCCCTGCTCTATGCCAAGCAGGGTCAGTACGCCCAAGCAGAGCCACTCTACAAGCGTGCGCTGGTTATCTGGGAGAAGGCCTTGGGCCCCGACCATCCCAAAGTGGCGACGGGACTGAACAACCTGGCTGCGCTCTACGACAACCAAGGCCGGCACACCCAAGCCGAGCCGCTCTACAAACGCGCGCTGGCCATCTGGGAGAAGGTCTTGGGCGCGGACCATCCCGATGTGGCGACGAGCTTGAACAACCTGGCTGCGTTTTACTACAACCAAGGCCGGCATGCCCAAGCGGAGCCGCTCTACAAGCGTGCGCTGGCCATTCGGGAGAAGGCCTTGGGTCCTGACCATCCTGACGTGGCACAGAGCCTGAACAACCTAGCCATGCTCTACTATGCCCAAGGGCAGTACGCCCAGGCCGAGCCGCTCCACAAACGTGCGCTGGCTATCTTGGAGAAAGCCTTGGGTCCTGACCATCCCGATGTGGCGCAGAGCCTGAACAACTTGGCGCTGCTCTACGCCAACCAAGGTCAGTACGCCCAAGCCGAGCCGCTCTACAAACGCGCGCTAGTCATAACAGAGAAGACTCTGGGTTCCGACCACCCTGCTGTGGCAACAAACCTGAACAACCTAGCCCTGCTCTACGATGCCCAGAGTCAGTACGCCCAAGCGGAGCCGCTTTACAAGCGTGCGCTGGTCATCCTGGAGAAGGCCCTGGGTCCCGACCACTCCGATGTGGCGTCGATCCTGAACAACTTGGCTGAACTATATCGAGAACAAGGGCTTTACGCCCAAGCGGAGCCGCTCTACAGGCGCGCGCTGGCTATCCGGGAGAAGGTTCTGGGCCCCGACCACCCTAAAGTGGCAACAAGCCTGAACAACCTGGCTGGTCTCTATCAAGCCCAAGGGCAGTACGCCCAAGCGGAGCTACTCTACAGGCGTACGCTGGAGATCAGGGAAAAGGCCTTTGGCTCCGACCATCCCGATGTGGCGACAAGCCTGAACAACTTGGCCGTGATCTACAATTCCCGAGGTCAGTATGCCGAGGCGGAGCCACTCTACAGGCGTGCACTGATTATCCGGGAGAAGGTCTTGGGCCACGACCACCCCGATGTGGCAACGAGCCTGAACAACCTGGCTGGTCTCTATCAAGACCAAGGGCAGTACGCCCAAGCGGAGCCACTCTACAGACGTACGCTGGAGATCAGGGAAAAGGCCTTTGGCTCCGACCATCCCGATGTGGCGACAAGCCTGAACAACTTGGCCGTGATCTACAATTCCCGAGGTCAGTATGCCGAGGCGGAGCCACTCTACAGGCGTGCACTGATTATCCGGGAGAAGGTCTTGGGCCACGACCACCCCGATGTGGCAACGAGCCTGAACAACCTGGCTGGTCTCTATCAAGCCCAAGGGCAGTACGCCCAAGCGGAGCCACTCTACAGACGTACGCTGGAGATCAGGGAAAAGGCCTTTGGCTCCGACCATCCCGATGTGGCGACAAGCCTGAACAACTTGGCCGTGATCTACAATTCCCGAGGTCAGTATGCCGAGGCGGAGCCACTCTACAGGCGTGCACTGACCATCCGGGAGAAAGCTCTTGGCCACGACCACCCCGATGTGGCAACGAGCCTGAACAGCCTGGCTGAACTCTATCGAGAACAGGGACGTTACGCCCAAGCGGAGCCACTCTACAAGCGTGCGCTGGTTATCTGGGAGAAGGCCTTGGGCCACGACCATCCCAAAGTGGCGACGGGCCTGAACAACTTGGCGGCGCTCTACAAAGCCCAAGGTCAGTACGCCCAAGCGGAGCCGCTTTACAAGCGTGCGCTGGTCATCCTGGAGAAGGCCCTGGGTCCCGACCACTCCGATGTGGCATCAATCCTGAACAACCTGGCTGAACTGTATCGAGAACAAGGGCGTTACGCCCAAGCGGAGCCGCTCCTCAAGCGTGCGCTGACCATCCGGGAGAGGGCTCTGGGTTCCGACCATCCCAACGTGGCGGCGAGCCTGCACAACCTGGCTGGTCTCTATCGAGACCAAGGTCAGTATGCCCAAGCCGAGCGGCTCTACAGACGCTCGCTAGCTATCATGGAGAAGGCTCTGGGTTCCGACCATCCCGATGTGGCAACGAGCCTGAACAACCTGGCTGGTCTTTATCAAGCCCAAGGGCAATATGCTCAAGCGGAGCCATTCTACAAACGCGCTCTGGTTCTCCGGGAGAAGGCACTAGGCCCCAACCATCCCGGTGTCGCACTGAGCCTGAACAACCTGGCTGGTATCTATCAAGCCCAAGGGCAGTACGCCCAGGCCGAACCGCTCTACAGGCGCGCACTGACTATCCTGGAGAAGGCGCTAGGCCCCGACCATCCCAGTGTGGCGACGAGCTTAGGCAACCTGGCTGCCCTCTATAAAGCCCAAGGTCAACACGCCCAAGCCGAGCCGCTCTACAGGCGTGCACTGACTATCCGGGAAAAGGCCTTGGGCTCTGACCATCCCGATGTGGCGATGAGTCTGAACAACCTGGCTGAACTCTATCGAGCCCAAGGTCAGTACGTCCAAGCGGAGCCGCTCTTCAGGCACGCGTTGACAATCTTGGAGAAGCTCCCGGGCCCACCCTCTCCCAATATGGCGAAGAGCCTGAACAACCTGGCTGGTATCTATCAGGCTCAGGGTCAGTACACCCAGGCCGAGCTGCTCTACAGGCGCGCACTGACTATCTTGGAGAAGGCGCTAGGACCCGACCATCCCGATGTGGTGACGAGCCTGAACAACCTGGCTACCATCTATCGAGACCAAGGTCAGTATGCCCAGGCCGAGCCACTCTTCAAGCGCGCTCTGGTTATCCGGGAGAAGGCCCTGGGTCCCGACCATCCCGATGTGGCAGCGAGCCTGAACAACCTGGCTGGTATCTATCAGGCTCAGGGTCAGTACACCCAGGCCGAGCCGCTCTACAGGCGCGCACTGACTATCTTGGAGAAGGCGCTAGGACCCGACCATCCCGATGTGGTGACGAGCCTGAGCAACCTGGCTGGTCTCTATCGAGACCAAGGGCAATATGCTCAAGCGGAGCCACTCTACAAACGCGCTCTGGTTCTCCGGGAGAAGGCACTAGGCCCCAACCATCCCGATGTCGCACTGAGCCTGAACAACCTGGCTGGCATCTATCAAGCTCAGGGTCAGCATGCCCAAGCGGAACCTCTCTACAGGCGCGCGTTGACTATCTTGGAGAAAGCCCTAGGTTCGGACCATCCCGATGTGGCAACGAGCCTGAACAACCTGGCTACCATCTATCGAGACCAAGGGCAGTATGGCCAAGCGGGGCCACTCTACAAGCGCGCTCTGGTTATCCGGGAGAAGGCCCTGGGTCCCGACCATCCCACTGTGGCAACAAGCCTGAGCAACCTGGCTGGTCTCTATCGAGCCCAAGGGCAAGACGCTCAAGCGGAGTCGCTCTACAGACGTGCGCTGACCATCCAGGAGAAAGCTTTGGGCCCTGACCATCCCAATGTGGCGAAGAGCCTGAACAACCTGGCTCTGCTCTACGCCGAGCAAGGTCAGTACGCCGAGGCGGAGCCGCTCTACAGGCGCGCGCTGACCATTATGGAGAAGAACCTAGGTTCAAATCATCCCGATGTGGCCACGAGCCTAAGCAACTTGGCTGGGCTATATGCCAAGCAGGGTCAGCACGCCCAAGCAGAGCCGCTTTACAAGCACGCGCTGGCCATCCGGGAGAAAGCTTTGGGTTCCGACCATCCCGATGTGGCGACAAGCCTGAACAACCTGGCTGTGCTCTACGCCAACCAACGCCAGTACACCCAAGCGGAGCCACTCTTTAAGCGCGCGTTGGACATCCTGGAAAAAACTCTGGGTCCCGACCATCCCAACGTGGCGGCGAACCTGAACAACCTAGCTGGTATCTATCAAGACCAAGCTCATTATGCCCAAGCGGAGCCACTTTTCAGACGCGTGTTGGCTATCCAGGAGAAAACCTTGGGGCCCGACCATCCCGGTGTAGCAACGAGCCTGAACGACTTGGCTGAACTCTATCAAACCCAAAAACAGTACGCCCAGGCCGAGTCACTCCACAGGCGTGCGCTGGCCATCCGGGAGAAGGCTCTGGGCCCTGACCATCTCGATGTAGCAAGGAGCCTGAACAATCTGGCCAGGCTCTACGATGCCCAAGGGCGGTACGCCCAAGCGGAGCCGCTCTACAAGCGCGCGCTGACCATCCAAGAGAAGTCCTTGGGTTCCGAACACCGCACTGTGGCAATGAGCCTAACCCTCCTAGCTAGGCTTTATTATTCCCAAGGTCAGTACACCCAAGCCGAGCCACTCTTCAAACGTGCGCTGGCTATTGGGGAGAAGGCTCTAGGTCCCAACCATCCTGCTGTGGCGGCAAACCTGAACAACCTGGCCGGGCTTTACCAAGCCCAAGGTCAGTACCTCCAGGCAGAGCCGCTCTTCAGACGCTCAATAGCCATTATGGAGAAGGCTCTGGGTACTGACCATCCCGCTGTGGCGACGAGCCTAAACAACTTGGCACTGCTCTACGCCAACCAAGGTCAGTACACCCAAGCCGAGCCACTCTTCAAACGTGCGCTGGTCATCACGGAAAAGACCTTGGGTTCTGACCATCCCGCTGTGGCAACAAGTCTGAACAACCTGGCTGGTATCTATCGAGACCAAGGTCAACACGCCCAAGCGGAACCGCTCTACAGGCGCGCGCTGGCCATCCGGGAGAAGGCCCTGGGTTCTGACCATCCCGATGTAGCGAAAAGCCTGAGCGACCTGGCCCTGCTCTACGACAAGCAAGGTCAGTACGCTCAGGCGGAGCCGCTCTACAGGCGTGCGCTGGAGATCAGGGAGAAGGCCTTGGGCTCCGACCATCCCGACGTGGCGCAGAGCCTGCACAACTTGGCCCTGCTTTACTATGCCCAAGGGCAGTACGCGCAGGCCGAGCCGCTCTACAGGCGTTCCCTGGTCATCCGCGAGAAGGCTTTGGGCCCTGACCATCCTGATGTGGCGACAAGCCTCAGAAACCTGGCCCTACTCTATCGTGCGACGCAGCGGACTACCGAAGCGGAGCAGCTTGAGGAGCGGGCCGCAAAAATCAAGGCCAACGACAGGTGA
- a CDS encoding tetratricopeptide repeat protein, translating to MINLVQVIVLAAVLCLTGVPSYAQGAGIEWETLIEEVRTLYRAGRYDRAIVIAKKALEVAEKRVGLNHPDVATSLNNLAKCHQAQGQYDQAEPLFKRALDILEKTLGPDHPDVATSLNNLADFYREQGQYAQAEPLYKRSLTITEKATDPDDSVVATILNNLGRLYDIQGQYTQAEPLFRRSLAIREKVLGPNHPDVATSLENLALLCRLTRRIAEAEKLEERAAKIRATKR from the coding sequence ATGATCAACTTGGTGCAGGTGATCGTTCTGGCGGCTGTGCTGTGCCTGACGGGTGTCCCGTCTTATGCCCAAGGTGCAGGCATCGAGTGGGAAACACTCATCGAGGAAGTGCGGACGCTTTATCGGGCTGGCAGATATGACCGTGCCATCGTGATTGCGAAAAAGGCGCTAGAGGTTGCCGAGAAGCGCGTCGGGCTGAACCATCCCGATGTGGCGACGAGTCTGAATAACCTGGCCAAGTGCCATCAAGCCCAAGGGCAGTACGACCAGGCGGAGCCGCTCTTCAAGCGCGCGTTGGACATCCTGGAAAAAACCCTCGGTCCCGACCATCCCGATGTGGCAACAAGCCTGAACAACCTGGCTGATTTCTATCGGGAGCAGGGTCAGTACGCCCAGGCCGAGCCACTCTACAAACGCTCGCTGACCATCACAGAAAAGGCCACAGACCCCGATGATTCCGTTGTGGCGACGATCCTGAACAATCTGGGCAGGCTCTACGATATCCAGGGTCAGTACACCCAGGCAGAGCCACTCTTCAGGCGCTCACTGGCTATCCGGGAAAAGGTTCTGGGTCCCAACCATCCTGATGTGGCAACGAGCCTTGAAAACCTGGCCTTACTCTGTCGCCTGACCAGGCGGATTGCCGAAGCGGAGAAGCTCGAAGAGCGGGCCGCAAAAATCAGGGCCACCAAAAGGTGA
- a CDS encoding tetratricopeptide repeat protein, translating to MIKRIQVMALATVLCLTGAVAYAQGAGREWETLNQEVIKLYQAGKYDQAVVVAKKALEVAEKRVGTEHPNVAKSLTNLAYLYNAQGQYAQAEPLFRRALAIREKALGPDHPDVATSLNNLAGLYQAQGQYAQAEPLFRRALAIREKALGSDHPDVATSLNNLAGLHQAQGQYAQAEPLYKRALDIREKALGSYHLDVVAILNNLAEIYKAQGQYAQAEPLYTRAMGIQHNVLGLDHPDMATTLNNLAEIYREQGRYDLAEPFLKHSLGILERFLGADHPDVATSLNNLAIIYKAQGQYAQAEPLLMRALAIQENVLGPDHPDVAQSLNNLAALYQAQGQYAQAEPLFKRALTIREKALGSDHPDVATNLNNLALLYEAQGQYAQAEPLFKRALAIREKALGPNHPDVATSLNNLAEIYQAQGQYAQAEPLFRRALAIREKALGSNHPDVATSLNNLAGLYQAQGQYAEAEPLFRRALAIREKALGPNHPDVATSLNNLAGLYQTQGQYAQAEPLFRRALVIREKSLGPNHPDVAAGLNNLAGLYQAQGQYAQAESLHKRTLAIREKVLGPDHPDVATSLNNLAIIYKAQGQYAQAEPFFRRVLAIREKSLGPNHPDVATALRNLAQLYRATKRIAEAEQLEERAAKIKAGDK from the coding sequence ATGATCAAACGGATACAGGTGATGGCTCTGGCAACCGTGCTGTGCCTGACCGGCGCTGTGGCTTACGCCCAAGGTGCAGGCCGCGAGTGGGAGACACTCAACCAGGAAGTCATCAAGCTTTATCAGGCCGGTAAATATGACCAAGCCGTCGTGGTTGCCAAAAAGGCGCTGGAGGTGGCTGAGAAGCGCGTCGGGACAGAGCATCCCAATGTGGCGAAAAGCCTGACCAACCTGGCCTATCTCTATAATGCCCAAGGGCAGTACGCTCAGGCCGAGCCGCTCTTCAGGCGCGCGCTGGCTATCCGTGAGAAGGCCTTGGGCCCCGACCATCCCGATGTGGCGACGAGCCTGAACAACCTGGCTGGTCTCTATCAAGCCCAAGGGCAGTACGCCCAGGCCGAGCCGCTCTTCAGGCGCGCGCTGGCTATCCGGGAAAAGGCCTTGGGTTCTGACCATCCCGATGTGGCGACAAGCCTGAACAACCTGGCTGGTCTCCATCAAGCCCAAGGGCAGTACGCCCAGGCCGAGCCGCTTTACAAGCGTGCGCTGGACATCCGGGAGAAGGCCCTGGGCTCATACCATCTCGATGTGGTGGCGATCCTGAACAACCTGGCTGAAATCTATAAAGCCCAAGGGCAGTATGCCCAGGCTGAGCCGCTCTACACACGCGCGATGGGCATCCAGCACAATGTCTTGGGTCTTGACCATCCCGATATGGCCACGACCCTGAACAACCTGGCTGAAATCTATCGTGAACAGGGTCGGTACGACCTGGCTGAGCCATTCCTCAAGCACTCGCTGGGCATCCTGGAGAGGTTCCTGGGCGCCGACCATCCTGATGTAGCAACGAGCCTCAACAACCTGGCTATCATCTATAAAGCCCAAGGGCAGTACGCCCAGGCCGAGCCGCTCCTCATGCGTGCGCTGGCTATCCAGGAAAATGTCTTGGGTCCCGACCATCCCGACGTGGCGCAGAGCCTGAACAACTTGGCGGCGCTCTACCAGGCACAGGGTCAGTACGCCCAGGCCGAGCCGCTCTTCAAGCGTGCACTGACCATTCGGGAGAAGGCTTTGGGCTCCGACCATCCCGACGTGGCGACAAACCTGAACAACCTGGCCCTGCTCTACGAGGCCCAGGGTCAGTACGCCCAGGCCGAGCCGCTCTTCAAGCGTGCGCTGGCTATCCGGGAGAAGGCCTTGGGCCCCAACCATCCCGATGTGGCGACGAGCCTGAACAACCTGGCTGAAATCTATCAAGCCCAAGGGCAGTACGCCCAGGCCGAGCCGCTCTTCAGGCGTGCGCTGGCTATCCGGGAGAAGGCCTTGGGCTCCAACCATCCCGATGTGGCGACAAGCCTGAACAACCTGGCTGGTCTCTATCAAGCCCAAGGGCAGTATGCCGAGGCCGAGCCGCTCTTCAGGCGTGCGCTGGCCATCCGGGAGAAGGCCCTGGGCCCCAACCATCCCGATGTGGCGACGAGCCTGAACAACCTGGCTGGTCTCTATCAAACCCAAGGGCAGTACGCCCAGGCCGAGCCGCTCTTCAGGCGCGCGCTGGTCATCCGGGAGAAGTCCTTGGGTCCAAACCATCCCGATGTGGCGGCGGGTCTGAACAACCTGGCAGGTCTCTATCAAGCTCAAGGGCAGTACGCACAAGCAGAGTCACTCCACAAACGCACGCTGGCTATCAGGGAGAAGGTCTTAGGACCTGACCATCCCGATGTGGCGACAAGCCTGAACAACCTGGCCATCATCTATAAAGCCCAAGGGCAGTACGCCCAAGCCGAGCCGTTCTTCAGGCGGGTGCTGGCCATCCGGGAAAAGTCCCTGGGTCCAAACCATCCCGACGTGGCGACAGCCCTCAGAAACCTGGCTCAACTCTATCGTGCGACCAAACGGATTGCCGAAGCGGAGCAGCTTGAGGAGCGGGCGGCAAAAATCAAGGCTGGCGACAAGTGA